Below is a window of Nicotiana tabacum cultivar K326 chromosome 19, ASM71507v2, whole genome shotgun sequence DNA.
GACTAGAGAACATGGCGAATACATGAAATGCTACAATACTCTTAGAGATGCCAACAAAAGCAACACAACTAATTTGGGAATAATTTCACTAAAGTGCTTATGAATCACTTTCTTCTTGATAGTTTGTGACGTAAACTTGCCTGCTAGATCATTTAAGAAATTGATTTAGACGTTGGGTATACTTACATATAACACCAAACTTTCTCAGCTGGATACGCAAGCAACATCTTAAGTTTAGAGGCTTATTGAAAGGTTGGTTAATTGTTTAAACAAGATAGTAATTGCATATATGAAGACTTAAACCTATTCTGTAGCAGTTACACTTACCAGAAAGATTGAAAATATGGACATGATAGGCGTGCAAGAACTAACATAAGAAGATCGAGATTAGAATATCTTTTAGTATGGATTATAATATGAGTCGAAGATTTAAAAATCAAGAATGTTTTGAGATATTAAGCGATCCTTTTCGGGTTGCCACATTTGTGAAAAACTTATAGTAGTTAGACATGTGTTTAAAACTTTTAAGATTCAAGTTAAGAGAAATAAACCCCAGCTAACCAAGTTGTACTTGATATGGCTGACTCTAACGTACAAATGGATATGGATTAATTATCTTCTTACCATGCTACCCTCGATTACTATGGAAAGACTATTAGGTTTGGTGAACTTTAAAAGCTAGTTTTGTCCAAAAAGGGGATTATAGGTTTTAGAGACGAGCAAATTATAAATTTTGAAGACTTAACGGTTATAGAAAAAAGGTTGTTTGGATCTCATAGATACGGTAAGGGGCACAAGAGAAGAAACACTtagtttgagaaaaaaaaaagaagtatcaTAATGAGAGATTCTCTAATGTATTCCTAAAGATTTACTAGGACTACCTCCAATATGAGAAATAGACTTCAGTATTGAGCTGACACCTGACACACAAactatatcatatggcaccaaagAGTTGAGAGAGCTAATTGAATAATTGAGACACCTACTGGATACAGATTTTATCACACCGAGTGTTGCACCATGGGGTACATCAATATTGTTTGGAAAAAAGGGGATGAGTCTTTAAGAATGTGGGCCAACTACAGATAATTAAATAAGATAACAATACACAACAAATATCCCTTGTCTTGTATAgataacttatttgatcagttacaaggagcCATTGATCTTTAGTCTGGTTATCATCAACTTAAAATAATAAAGGAAGATATTTCGATGTTGCCTCTAGTACTCGGTACAAACATTATGAGTTACCTGTGATGTCCTTTAGATTGGCCAATGCTCCAATTGTATTGATGTATATAATGAATATGGTGTTCAAAAGTTGTTTttggaaagaattttttttaaaatagtttttactTACTATTTTCTGGTATATTCTCGTACCCGGGAAGAGCACGAGAATTACTtgaaaaatatgtcaaaaatactGCAGGAAAATcaaccttttttttttccaaattcttCAATTAGATGGACTCGATGGTATTCATAGGACACATGGTATCTAAGAATAAAAAATGGTAGATTCTAAGAAGATAGAAATAATTCATAAATGGCCGAGATCCATTTCTCCTACAGAGATTACTTTTGGCTTGACTGGCTACTATATGCATTTGTGTAGGATTTCATTAGAATATCACCACCACTCACCAAGTTAACATAGAAAATCGCTAAATTTCAGTGGATGGAGAAATATACAACGAGAAAGCATGTTTGACAATTACACTAATGTTAGCCTTATTCCAATAGGCTCTAGAGGATTCACGATGTTATGTGATACTTCGAGGGTAGGATTAAGATATTTTCTCATGCAAAATAGTCGCGTGATAGCCTATGCTCTAAGGAAATTGAAGAAGCTCAATTCATATTAtgccattcatgatttggagatggTCATAGTGGTATTTCCTTTTAAGATTTAGAGACAATATTTATACGAAGAAACCTATGAGATTTATACTTAGCACAAGAGCCTAAAGTACACTTAAAACCAACAGAGATATAAATATTTAGTAATGCTAATAGAGGGACTACTGAAgatataattgtactattttgtATTGTTCGGGGAAGATAAATATTATAGCTTATGCAAAAAAAGAAAACTATGGGTGATTTGGCGCATATAGCTCTTGTAGAGATACTTTTGGATGAAGATATGCATAGACTAGAGGGTACAAGTATTAGATTCAATATggcaaaaaaaattcaaagacatTATTGGCTATTGGCCAAGCCCGATGTAGAGTGTATAAAGGATAGCCAATATTTAATTACCGAGATTAGTTTCTAGCTGGTAAAGGCAAGGATATGACTGTTAATAGTGAGGGTATTCTCCGACTAGGTAATTAATTATGTGTAGCAAACATATATGGGTTGAGACAAGCTATTCGTGATGGAGCTCATAACTCTAGATACACTGTATATCTCAGGTCTATAAGATGCACcatgacaaaaaaaaaatgattggttggaaaagaaagaaagaaaaaaagatttgTTAACTTTGATTCTAACTATTTGACATATCAGTATGTTAAGGCAAGCACTTGCGACTCACAGGCCCACTAAAATAACTCAAGATTCTGAAGTGGAAATACAATAGAACAATACATTATATGACTAAATTACTCAAACAATTAGAGGTATGATTATATATGGGAAAGTTGTAAATTGGCTTACAAAGTAGGCACGTTTCTTCCTAGTTAAAACCTCTTATACTGAGGTAAAATATGCATAGATATACATGAACATAAAATTATCTGACTCAATAGAGCTCTATTGTCCATCCCCTCTAATAGAGGATCACATTCACTTCACAATTTGAAAATCTTTTCAAGAAATGTTGGGTAcacgagtagatcttagtactAGTTTTATCGCACGGAAATGCAAAGTCCGAATATGCtatacagatcttggaggatatgttgagagattgtattcttgagtttggaggtagttgggaCGCTTATCTACCTTTagttgaatttgcttacaacaatagcttccagcccagtattcagatggcatcgTACGAAGCATTATATGGTAAAAGATATTGTTCTCCTATTGGAGGGTTTGAAGCTGGTGAGGTTAACTTATTGGGACCCGACTTAGTACAAGAAGCTATTGACAAGGTCCAATTGATCAGACCGCGATTGCTCACAGTTTAAAGCAGACAAAAATCTTATGCGGATAAGAGAAGAAGAGACTTAATGTTCACAATTGGAGATAGAGTGTTCATACATGTatctcctatgaagggcatgatgcgATTCGGGAAAAGAGgtaagttgagcccgaggtttatagGTCAGTATGAAATACTTGACCGAGTGGGAGCTGTGGCATATCATTTGGAACTTTCTCTTTAGTTATCTTATattcacccagtgtttcatgtctcCATGCTTGAAAAATAAATTGTATATCAGACTCCTCCCAAGTGCTTGAAGCACCTACTATACCACTCGATGAGAAGttgtcttacgaggaggagccgatggctattgtCGATAGACAATTGAGGAAGTTACAGTCAAAAGAAATTGTGTTCGTTAAAGTCTTATGGAGAAATCATACTGTTGAAGAAGCTACATGGGAAATAGAAGATGCTATGCGAGTcaagtatccttatttatttcaGTCTACAGGTACGTACCTGAGCTAAATCCGGAGACCGAATTTCATAAGGTAGGGAGAATGTAATACTCCTCATTATAAAAAAAAGGGCAATTAAGTAATTTATCAAAAAAATACAATATAAGATGAAATAGGGGCAAAGCCCTACGCTAACAGAAACAAAAGAATAAAGGGCCGAAGCCCCTTTCTCTggccaaaataaaaaagaaagaaagggaaaaggTTGCTGCGTAAAACTAAACCAGAAGCAAAAAAGGGATTTTGACGGATCAAGGGTTAAGGCAAAAATCAAAAATACAGAAGGTGAGTTGGGGAAAAGGCTTGGTGCCGCAAAAGAAGCCACTTCCAGCCATTATTTGTTCAAATCTTAAAGTACTGTATTTCACAAATTTGAGAATATATTTTAATGGTTATAGTTAAATAAGGAGATTGGCAAAAGTCAGTGAAACAAGGAAAGATATGTATAATTTTTGTTAATCTTTAGCAATATGTTAAGGAATCTTAAGTACTAATTGTGTCTTACGGGTATTACTTGAGCTTCTTCTTCTGGTAGATTTTAATTTCGATTCTCATGATTGGAAGATTCtacagagtaatagaaattacacTAGTTCATTCAcgcaattgagaattttcttcctaaagaatcaatagaactttATGAAATTGGATTAATAAATTATATGAATAGATTGGAGTTGATAGATTAGTAATTACTCATATGTGGATAAATATAATTCAGCGAGTTAAGAGTCAAATATGAAACCTCGAGGgttgggtattctaaattagctatgaattagcctgaacaaggaaattaacatgagatcgatattatgtaattatagattgattggaggaattcgtacgaattgctcgaggtgaagcatttggtatttcggcacgagtactgtgagtagtaatcttattgcattttgtattttcataacttgcatgatttacatatgatttttaatatgaatatgataccgattattttgagttgcatgtgggacaagtcttttactcaatatgataccgaaataattatttaagatgattaccgttgttttaaatattttcgttgtcactagatctgttttactattacttgaatttactgttatcgaaatgaaattatatgatttgataagaaccgaaatgccctatattgttttaaaatattttgtacGAGTATATACGGATTATAAAGAcgagtataaatgggagtagacattgaaggataccgtagctaacggcgggttcgttagacctggtgcaccttgtaattaccgattaccgttatagccctcgctagtgggaaggtagaattagcataccgttaccgattttcctctagtagggactaccgttatatttgacttcttgcgaagaagtccacagttataccgattacatgatccggtcattgaaacctcccaaacatGAATATTGATATTACACAATATTTACCGAGCTTATTATCGAATTGTCAATTGATTTATATTACATGAAAAACATGATGAGACTGAttattgtttattatttctgaaaaggcatttttatgatattttctgtttaatatactagcatgttttctgacttgtccccaataaaaacggttgtggttaagtgttattactcactgagctagcgactcattccccactaattttttttacagagacagcagtTAACGCGGGCGagaatttcgttaattagagcgtacatgttgatagttcttggtgagcctcacacttgttcgcgtgggcggagattttatttattgttatggccTTTTCTTTGAACTcctagagtcgctccatagttaTTGTTTTAGTGTCTtgagtattcttttgttattatagacTTATGTTGAGTATCGCTCATTcttatcaaagttggagataaaGTAGTATTTCTAGCTGTTAGTGAGTGGACTATTAATGGTAGAtatttattttggttaattgataaagTCATTGTCGTTTGAAttgatattaggatgtttggttgttgatttgagacaGGGAAATTTTTGGGATAGTCCAAATACAGGGAAAACTCtatccgattttctgtaaaatactgatgaggcttacttgggggcaCTTGCTCCTAAATGACGGttatgatcctaaattgggtcgtgacaccatgggtgcaagtatcatggtgccatgatacttgaatatttgattgggatttctctgggctggatcgcactgtagaggtcgaggccatttagtatctttgatgcgtccgatagctgaCACGATGGTggatgcatcaatgttgaagttatattctgataactacggtgcttccttaggtccagTATGTCTGTCGAacccattcttgttcatcagccctcgagacccttggcctcgatcatttctcctttTGCCTCGTACGAGGTTGCGTCCCGGTTCGTTACCCCTATGATCTCCGTTATACGGCTGGTATTGGTCCCTGTTTgaccttggttctcggtcgatgtcccttttaataacggactcagaacccaactggtcgtcttcgactctaatcttcgattgataatgattatgtacaTCGGCTCAGGTAACAGCCGAGTACTCGATCAAGTTATGCTTCAACTATCGTGAATCCattgagcttcgttcgttcagtccttgggtgaaagtttgaacggcccaatcgtccatgaccggtggtagatccattcgttccatttggaaacgagatacgaactctcttagcatctcgttatctttttgccttaccttAAAAAAGTTCGACTTCCTagtttcgacctttatggctaCGGCATGTatttttacgaaagaatctgcaagcatagcaaaagaatcgatagagttaggcggtaaattatgataccatatcattgctccctttgacatagtttccccgaacttctttaataatacggattcgatctcgtcgtctccTAGATCGTTctctttaatggcacatgtgtaagaggtgacatgttcgttggggtcggtcgttccattatatttaggaatttcgggcatgcggaacttcttggggatcggttttggagctgcgctcggggggaagggcttttgtacgaattttttggaatccaagcccttcaatattggtggtgcccccgggatctgatcagccctggagttataagtttccattttttttgtcgtttgcttcaatcctcttttctcctgactctattcgttttgtcagttcctcgagtaTCTTAATAATTTCGCGATTAGTCCCCGGTTCTTGTTCATTTGGCCTTACTACAGCTGTTcccgttttgtgggtgacttctcgggGTGGACCGTGCTCGGGCCTGCTCGGTGCTTTgatttggctctgcaactgagctatcgctacttgttgagcttgcaacatttcaaaaattatacgcaggctgatcccgtcttctccaacattttgggtatttcgaactgcagatcgagttccaccatgaatgttgttttcggggtcggaacgttggttcgcctcaatgtccacatgtgaattaacgtcaATTGGATCTACGACCCGAGTTCCAACGGGGTCGACGAGTGGCCTTTCATCCTCGGGCGTCAGGTTGttattctcatcttgaaggcTAACTTCGTTGTcaataggtagggccattaattgagagttcgtcatttttaacctaaaatcaaagacacttctaagagcaagtgtaaaatagtatATTTTacagagattcgtaccaaataaccactattatccttagccccacggtgggcgccaaactgtttacccgaaaaatggatagagttaaatttatacgtagtaCTAAGGATACATAGTATAATTTAGtacaaattggaaaaataagtaAAGATATATCGAACTTTAACtgtaaaaagaataaatacaaaCCCACATTGAATAAAGAGTGATTGATAAGAgaacaagatgaatcaatatcaaagcccaaaaaggataatatttgctagatgttatgtaaatctcagtaATTCTGAATGTGTGAATGAATCAATGCTTTTTTTTTACAGATGATaaccactcttaatatagtgggggaatcctactttggatataattaaaaatatatagtgagGATCTCATGATAGATTAGTTAATAAGCTTTTTCTTGATTCAAGCCTTGATttctgccgagattctctcccaaAATGCAGCTATAATGACTTTTTTGTTCCTtggctcggtctcgatcttggccggtCTCTGAGTCTCGAGTTCGATATTGATTCGATCTCAGTATTAATCGGTCTCTAGGTTTCGAGCTCGATATTGGTTCGatctcggtattgatcggtctgtGGGTCTCGAACTCGACAACCTAACTTCACATCACAATTCGATATTATAATGACGAACATCGATCTATCATGCTCCAATCTTGATTAATAACACGAAGGAcaaactcgattttgaccgtatacacaaACGCTATAATATCAACAATGTCGATTTATACAAATTCTAATACTCCCCTTTTCCTATTTAGCTGTCATAATGTCATGTATACTATAGAGTAAAAAGTagttgtttaaattaattaaattttttcaaCTTTGTCCTTAGCGTTAATTGTTCTAGAATCAAGAAGGCACGTGAATAGACAAAGATCAAACAATTAATAAGGGACAAATGAGTCAAATTGCATTGCTAACTACGTCGTATAAAAGCTTATCCTACCAACTGAATGAGAATGGAGGGAGTAAATTTCTTGTGCATTCAGCCCAATATCACAAGTAAACAATAAAAAACACAAACAAGTGCAAGAATCTCTTACTAAATTCAACCTGTATCAATAACATATATGGGTACTAATTATTTTCTCTTATATATATAAACACGTTAAATTTATATACTATGCATTATAATTGGTAGTGCTTTAAATCTTTGAATTCGACAGCGAATCAACATGCATTTAAACCATAATAAAAGATGTGGGCAAGTGGGAGGAGCTCATACAGTCACAAACTCAATCATCCATACACTCCAAAAAGTTTAACCCTTTTTTTTGGATAAGCTCCTAACCCTTGTCTATTACCATCTCTCTGTAACTCTTCAAAAATAgtcaaattttcccaataaatgcagacataactttttcttcttctcagcCTTTCAACACAGTTACTCGTTACTCgccccctctctctctctgtatTAAATGACCTCCACAGGCCCAATAAACATAGTAGCAGGCACCGCATTAATTTCCCCTCCTTCTTCCCAATGTAAATTAATGTCGCCTGACCCCATTCCCCCACCCCCCACGACCTCGATCACCGTCCCCCCATAACTACGATCGATCGGACGGTTGTCGTTTTCCCAAAGTTCATTAATTCCTCTCCATGTGATCTGATTTCATCTTCACCGTCTGTTATACCTGTCCGGTGACAGTAAGGCTTCTGGATCACCGCTCCTTAGCCGGCTCGACGAGAATACTCCTCCCGTCGCCGATGTTCTCATAAACATCGGACTCGCGAATGATTTGCTTCTTCTCGAAGAACCTCCGCCAGTACTATATCTCGCGCTTGACTCCGATAACGGGAAGAATCCACCTCTGGTCCGCCGGAAGAACGGCGATTTCATTCCTCTGTAATATCGGAACGAGAATACTCGTGGTTTTGTTAACGAGCTGAACGGTGAAGGTCTTTTGCTCCAGAAGCTTCCTGATCCTATTGCTCTGCGGTACCGCCATGGCGAAGCTGTTGTTGCTTCAAGTATTAGTCTCTCGGATCCTAAATTCCTCTCAAATCCGAAGGAATAGGATCGTTTTAGCAATATATCACGTCCGCTGAATCTAATATCCTCTGATTGGATCATGTTTCTCCTTGGTGACGGTTCTTGTGTGATCTCTGAGAGCGTTGTTGTATCCGATTCTGGCTGAATTTCAGCTAAAGGCTCTAGAATTGTGTTCTCCACCAGCATGTCATCCAAGCTCGGGCGTATCCTTGCAGCCATTAAGGGAGTGAACGGTGACTCTGGACGGAATATTCCGGCACGACACAACGGGCAATTCGCGTGTGATTTGAGCCATATATCAATACAGTCCACGTGAAACGCGTGTGAACATACTGGAAGCGTGCGTACATAGTCATTCTCTTCGAATTCCAGTAAGCACACCGCACAATCGTGAACGCTGCTTTTTCGAGTGTGGACTGAAAGAGGAATTGTTTTGATAACTGAATCGTCCAGTCCATAAGGAGAGAGCACGTGGAAAGCATCAGTAGGATCAAACGGATAAGGAGGCGACTCGATATCGCCGGCAGATGACGCAACGTAACGTCGGCGACGGCGACGCCACAGTCTATAACGGCCATGTAGACGGAGCAGATGGCGCGACAGGAGCCGCGAGTAGGTAATGATGACGAAAGCAGTAGCGATAATAACGACCATGGCAATCAAAGGTGGACTGAAATCAACCGGTTGCTTAGACGGCGGTGGAGTAGTTGATAAGTCTGACGTCGACGCTGACGTTGATGAAGTTGGCAATGTCGACGAACGATAAAGTGGCCGCGTTGAAGGTGATGGAGCTTTCTGAGTATTGTTATGGTGAACCGCCGGCGGCGCCGGTGACAGTGACGGTGACGGAGCAGGAGCTTTATGGTGGAGCATGATGAGCTGCAGGGCAATTAACTGAAATGGAATTGGTGCTTTTATTTTATGTGCTCCTTTATTGAGGGGGTTTGGTTAATGGGGGGAATGTGTgtgtaatatgcaagtaaatgTTAGTGCGTTTTTTGTGTTGTGGGTTTTGAGAGAAGAGTGTGAGTGATTTGTGGTGCTTTCACGTCACTGTTGCAAACTTACAATTTGTTGACGAAGTTTGTATAGGAAGGACACGTCACCATTACTGAATTTAATGCGCGGGATTGTCCCACTGGAGTGTACTTGACTTTCTCGTTTCTATTGCTGATGTGGTGATATCTTATTGGCTGTTGACGGTCAACGAACTGAATGTATTTGATGGACGAgaaaatataagagtttttgaaGTGAGCAGCAGCATCACAATCGCAGATTAAGATTCGAAAAATTAGTACTCCTAAGTTTGTTTGGTAGAAACTTCAAGTCAAATTGATTAGTCTATTAACTTTATTATAGTAATATagattaagaaaaaaaatattagcaATGGAGATGTGCGATTTAATTGTGAAgtggaaatgaagaaaaatgggaataaaacaacaaaattaaaaaacaaaaaattaggaTGGAACTCCAAAAAAGCTATGCTTCTTTAGTCTTGAAAAACACAGTCCATTAGACTAATATTTGATTCATAGAAACTGGATACTGGAGTTTACCTAGGATTGGCAAATTAATACAAGATGGAAAACCATGGGAAGCAAACAAACGATGCTCACAAACTGGTTTAACAATTGAAATTTCATCTCTCCCTTTCATGACCTTCTCCTACGGTGTTAAAGTTAAATAATTATGTATTGCCAAACTTTTGATTTGTAAGTTTAATATTGCTATCCAATAAAAGTTTCTACTGGAATATTAATCCTCCATCTTgtatgtaaaaaagaaaaaggctTGTACTTTCAAGTCGCAACGTCTCCTCTTTACGATTTGAATCTTGAAATTCAAGTCCCTTCGACTGGGATGGTCTCcaagttgaaaaataaaaaaagaaactatTTTTTAGAAACTTATTTTATGGTCAATAGAGCAACTACCATACGTTTACCTTTTAAAGAGTTTATTAAATACCAAAGGCACAgtttataaaatttcaaagccaCTCCTTTATACTTTGAAAGGATTCAAATGCCCTAGCAAATCTCATGTTTTAATGTCTCTTGTTAGTAAAAGGATGAAGTAGCTCAATTTCAAATCAAGTCTGAGATTAAAGAACGAAGGTAGGTCGAATGACCAGTTGGCAGTTGCTACAATGTCTCGAGAGCACGATTTGCATCTCTATTTGATTTCTACCATCAACTTTGCATGCCAACAACATAAACATCTCATTACTCATGCTTGGGTGtcaaaatagttaaaagaaaacagttaaccatccatattattcactaaaaaatgggttggataatgaactttttaaaaacgggttaaatatggataagaaccatattatccatttagaatgcgtctaacttttatatttgtaaagcctcaaattggggtttTCTCAAattagggagactaagaattctcccaaaagtgatcatatgcaagaagtcatagataatatggttacccatattatccgccggttagcccgatttttatccgtattaaatatgagtcgggtcggataatttatccgttttttcattacccgttttgACCCGAACCATATCTGACCCgccccgcccgtttgccactcctacTCATGCTATCAATCTTTTTTTAACCTCACCTCCAACCCCTCACATTGTAAAGAATTTTTATGCTATCATATCACTTATGCTATCATTAATCTCTAACTCCCATCGTCATAGAGTTCATAATATTCTAT
It encodes the following:
- the LOC107779594 gene encoding RING-H2 finger protein ATL65-like, whose translation is MLHHKAPAPSPSLSPAPPAVHHNNTQKAPSPSTRPLYRSSTLPTSSTSASTSDLSTTPPPSKQPVDFSPPLIAMVVIIATAFVIITYSRLLSRHLLRLHGRYRLWRRRRRRYVASSAGDIESPPYPFDPTDAFHVLSPYGLDDSVIKTIPLSVHTRKSSVHDCAVCLLEFEENDYVRTLPVCSHAFHVDCIDIWLKSHANCPLCRAGIFRPESPFTPLMAARIRPSLDDMLVENTILEPLAEIQPESDTTTLSEITQEPSPRRNMIQSEDIRFSGRDILLKRSYSFGFERNLGSERLILEATTASPWRYRRAIGSGSFWSKRPSPFSSLTKPRVFSFRYYRGMKSPFFRRTRGGFFPLSESSARYSTGGGSSRRSKSFASPMFMRTSATGGVFSSSRLRSGDPEALLSPDRYNRR